A genomic window from Winogradskyella sp. J14-2 includes:
- the ubiE gene encoding bifunctional demethylmenaquinone methyltransferase/2-methoxy-6-polyprenyl-1,4-benzoquinol methylase UbiE, translated as MADKVKPYKNSDASKKEQVTEMFDTISNEYDGLNRVISFGIDVKWRNKVVKIVSQKQPERILDIATGTGDLAISLTATHAKEIIGLDISNGMLDVGRKKIASKKLENIISMVIGDSENLPFEDNTFDAITVAFGVRNFENLEKGLSEILRVLKQNGIFVILETSVPTNPIYKFGYNIYSRFILPTIGKLFSKDKIAYNYLSESASVFPYGEELNNILRKIGFINVKDQPQTMGVATIYTASKA; from the coding sequence ATGGCTGATAAAGTTAAACCGTACAAAAACAGTGACGCTTCTAAAAAAGAACAAGTCACCGAAATGTTTGACACCATTTCTAACGAATATGACGGACTAAATCGTGTTATTTCCTTTGGTATAGATGTAAAGTGGCGAAATAAAGTTGTTAAAATCGTTAGTCAAAAACAGCCTGAACGTATCCTAGATATTGCTACTGGCACAGGAGATTTAGCTATAAGTCTTACAGCAACCCATGCTAAAGAAATAATTGGCTTAGACATAAGCAATGGTATGTTAGACGTTGGAAGAAAAAAAATTGCTTCGAAAAAGTTAGAAAATATTATCTCTATGGTTATTGGTGACTCCGAAAATCTGCCATTTGAGGATAATACCTTTGATGCAATTACCGTTGCTTTTGGTGTTAGAAATTTTGAAAACTTAGAAAAAGGACTTTCCGAAATACTAAGAGTATTGAAGCAAAATGGAATTTTTGTTATTTTAGAAACTTCGGTGCCAACAAACCCTATTTATAAATTTGGGTATAACATCTATTCTAGATTTATTTTACCAACTATTGGCAAATTATTTTCAAAAGATAAAATAGCATACAATTACCTAAGTGAGTCCGCTTCTGTTTTTCCTTACGGTGAGGAGTTAAACAATATTTTGAGAAAAATTGGGTTTATTAATGTCAAAGATCAACCACAAACAATGGGTGTGGCAACAATATACACAGCATCTAAAGCATAG
- a CDS encoding TrmH family RNA methyltransferase — protein MVTKQEIKVIKSLSQKKYRQQLELFTVEGVKGIEEFLNSNIKLSKLYTTKQIFSAPKNQIIEISGNELRKISALKNPNTALAVFEIPKPVEVEDKGLIVALDDVRDPGNLGTIIRLCDWYGVKNMVCSNSTVDCYNPKVVQATMGSLTRVNITYTELSKFIQNRKVSVFGTYMNGESIYNAHLPNEALIVFGNEANGISETINSIIDKKITIPQFGIGKDTESLNVANAAAIVLSEFRRRTIEM, from the coding sequence ATGGTTACTAAGCAAGAAATAAAGGTAATTAAAAGTTTAAGTCAAAAAAAATATAGACAGCAGTTAGAGTTGTTCACTGTAGAGGGTGTAAAAGGCATTGAAGAATTTTTAAATTCTAATATTAAACTCAGCAAATTATATACTACTAAACAAATCTTTAGTGCGCCAAAAAATCAAATTATAGAGATCTCTGGCAATGAACTAAGAAAAATTTCAGCTTTAAAAAACCCAAATACTGCATTGGCAGTTTTTGAGATTCCGAAGCCAGTTGAAGTAGAAGACAAAGGATTGATTGTAGCCTTAGATGATGTGCGAGATCCTGGAAATTTAGGCACAATTATTAGGCTTTGTGATTGGTATGGAGTAAAAAATATGGTGTGTAGTAATTCCACTGTAGATTGTTATAATCCTAAAGTAGTACAGGCTACAATGGGGTCTTTAACGCGAGTTAATATTACTTACACAGAGCTTTCAAAATTTATACAAAACAGAAAGGTTAGTGTTTTTGGGACTTATATGAATGGGGAAAGTATTTACAATGCTCACCTACCAAATGAAGCTCTCATTGTTTTTGGTAATGAAGCAAATGGTATCTCAGAAACAATAAATTCAATAATAGATAAAAAAATAACAATTCCTCAATTTGGAATTGGTAAGGATACAGAGAGCCTAAACGTTGCCAACGCTGCAGCTATCGTTTTAAGTGAGTTTAGAAGACGAACTATTGAAATGTAA
- a CDS encoding BamA/TamA family outer membrane protein, translating into MFLNSCNVVKRVKNKEHLITKNTIIEDGKAVKEERINNIILQKTNSGMNSLLGFPLKLHVYNLARPNIDSIIEAKILSDTSKVRWKTKLLSKKQFDREIEARKIFNSWLKRTGEAPVIYNKDKTEKTTINLRKYYYSKGWFNNEVTFEVDKDSNKRAEVTYKVTKNKPYFLDSLKPIISSPLIDTLYPKFIKGTLLKKGQQYDEQNYEDERERINYYLRNSGFYYFAQDYIRFETDTIDTNHKVNTDLIIANRSIRTEDSTRTEPFKIYKIKEVNIFTDESFNNQDKAISDTTVYDNYNLYSKEKLRFRPKALTDAVFINKGDIYTDLARSRSLSYLNDLQMFRYPSIEYLENPVDTTLTANIYLEPRKKYALSLDLDVSQSNIQTIGFSVTPGLKIRNIFRGAETLEISGIAAIGASKDGSDDDDSFFDINEFGGNIRLTIPRLFTPFNTDRIIPKYMSPNTAINLSITSQQNIGLDKQTLSGLLSYNWSPSRTVTNTLELFNVQFVKNLNTSNYFGVYTNSYGRLNNIAQNIGYINSNENLTIPTEADQFINDVLGGNTALTSADEDFITVNNIEERKQRLTENNLIFSSSFDYKKDRRSSIFDNDFSVFKWRVELAGNLLSNLSEIFGVPENENGDYEVFDVVFSQYFKTEIDYIKYFDLGNNNVFAFRSYAGIAIPYGNSNSIPFAESFFAGGPNDNRAWTAYNLGPGSSNTTNEFNEANFKIHLSAEQRFSLFGDLRGALFIDAGNIWNVLDNVEDNNATLTDLNSLKDIAVGSGLGLRYDFNFFVLRFDTGFKTYDPSQNEGNRWFRDYNFRNAVYNIGINYPF; encoded by the coding sequence TTGTTTCTTAATTCGTGTAATGTAGTTAAACGTGTAAAAAACAAAGAACATTTAATTACAAAAAACACAATAATAGAAGACGGCAAGGCTGTTAAAGAAGAACGTATTAACAACATTATTCTTCAGAAAACCAACTCTGGCATGAACAGTTTACTAGGCTTTCCGCTAAAACTCCATGTCTATAACTTAGCCAGACCTAACATAGACTCAATTATAGAGGCCAAAATACTAAGTGACACTTCTAAAGTGCGATGGAAAACAAAACTACTATCTAAAAAACAATTTGATAGAGAAATAGAAGCTAGAAAAATATTTAATAGCTGGCTAAAACGTACAGGTGAAGCACCTGTAATCTATAATAAAGACAAAACAGAAAAGACAACAATTAACCTAAGAAAGTACTATTACAGCAAAGGGTGGTTTAATAATGAAGTAACTTTTGAGGTTGATAAGGACAGTAACAAAAGAGCTGAAGTTACCTATAAGGTTACTAAAAACAAGCCTTATTTTTTAGACTCTTTAAAACCCATTATCAGCAGCCCTTTAATAGACACTCTATATCCTAAATTTATTAAGGGCACATTACTAAAAAAAGGGCAGCAATACGACGAACAAAATTATGAAGATGAACGAGAACGAATAAACTATTATTTAAGAAATTCTGGCTTCTACTATTTTGCTCAAGATTATATAAGGTTTGAAACTGACACGATAGACACAAACCACAAAGTTAACACAGACCTCATCATAGCAAACAGATCTATACGTACCGAAGACTCTACAAGAACAGAACCTTTTAAAATCTATAAAATAAAAGAGGTTAATATTTTTACCGACGAAAGTTTTAACAATCAAGATAAAGCAATTTCAGACACTACCGTATACGATAACTATAATCTTTACAGCAAAGAGAAATTAAGATTTAGACCAAAAGCACTTACAGATGCTGTTTTTATAAACAAAGGAGACATCTATACCGACTTAGCCCGAAGCAGATCCTTAAGCTATCTCAACGATCTACAAATGTTTAGATATCCAAGCATAGAATATTTAGAAAATCCTGTAGATACCACCCTAACCGCAAATATATACTTAGAACCTAGAAAAAAATATGCGCTAAGCTTAGATTTAGATGTATCGCAAAGTAATATACAAACCATTGGTTTTTCTGTAACACCTGGCTTAAAAATTAGAAATATTTTTAGGGGTGCCGAAACCTTAGAAATAAGCGGTATCGCCGCCATAGGTGCCTCTAAAGACGGTAGTGACGACGATGACAGCTTCTTTGACATTAATGAGTTTGGTGGTAATATAAGACTTACTATTCCACGTTTATTTACACCATTTAATACCGATCGTATTATACCAAAATACATGTCGCCTAACACAGCCATAAACCTTTCTATTACCAGCCAACAAAATATTGGTCTAGATAAACAAACTCTATCAGGACTTTTAAGCTATAATTGGTCGCCTTCCAGAACTGTTACCAACACCTTAGAGCTCTTTAATGTTCAGTTTGTAAAAAACCTAAACACAAGCAACTACTTCGGTGTTTACACAAACTCATACGGTAGACTTAATAATATTGCCCAAAATATTGGTTACATAAACTCTAATGAAAACTTAACCATCCCAACAGAAGCCGATCAATTTATTAACGATGTACTAGGCGGAAACACAGCTTTAACCTCAGCAGATGAAGACTTTATTACCGTAAATAATATTGAAGAACGCAAACAACGTCTAACAGAAAATAACCTTATTTTCTCATCAAGCTTTGATTATAAAAAGGATAGACGTTCAAGCATTTTTGATAACGATTTTTCTGTTTTTAAATGGCGTGTAGAATTAGCAGGTAATTTACTCTCAAATCTTTCTGAAATCTTTGGTGTTCCAGAAAATGAAAATGGTGACTATGAGGTTTTTGATGTGGTGTTCTCTCAATATTTTAAAACAGAAATTGACTACATTAAATATTTTGACTTAGGCAATAACAATGTGTTTGCATTTAGGAGTTATGCAGGTATAGCAATACCTTATGGCAACTCTAATAGCATTCCTTTTGCAGAAAGTTTCTTTGCTGGCGGACCAAACGATAACAGAGCATGGACAGCCTACAACTTAGGACCAGGAAGCTCAAATACAACTAACGAGTTTAACGAAGCTAACTTTAAAATTCACTTAAGTGCAGAACAGCGTTTTAGCCTATTTGGCGATTTAAGAGGTGCACTTTTTATAGATGCAGGAAATATTTGGAATGTACTAGACAACGTTGAAGATAACAATGCAACTTTAACTGACTTAAATTCTCTAAAGGATATTGCTGTAGGCTCAGGCTTAGGCCTTCGTTACGATTTTAACTTTTTTGTGCTTCGCTTTGATACTGGTTTTAAAACCTATGACCCATCGCAGAATGAAGGAAATCGATGGTTTAGAGATTATAACTTTAGAAATGCCGTGTACAACATTGGTATTAATTATCCTTTTTAG
- the fbaA gene encoding class II fructose-bisphosphate aldolase: MSHNIKPGVATGREVQEIFKLAKEKGFALPAVNVIGSNSINGVLETAKALNAPVIIQFSNGGAQFNAGKGLGNDNQKGAIAGAIAGAKHVHHMAEAYGVPVILHTDHCAKKLLPWIDGLLDASEKHFKETGKPLYSSHMIDLSEEPIEENIETCKKYLARMSKMGMTLEIELGITGGEEDGVDNSDVDASKLYTQPEEVAYAYEELSKVSDQFTVAAAFGNVHGVYKPGNVKLTPKILKNSQEYITEKYNVGHNHIDFVFHGGSGSTVEEIREAIGYGVIKMNIDTDMQWAFLSGVRDYVQDNRNYLQTQIGNPDGDDVPNKKYYDPRVWLRKGEQAFVERLKKAFEDLNNVDTL; this comes from the coding sequence ATGAGTCACAATATCAAACCTGGAGTTGCAACAGGAAGAGAAGTTCAGGAAATTTTTAAATTAGCTAAAGAAAAAGGGTTTGCTCTACCAGCCGTTAATGTTATTGGTTCAAACTCCATAAATGGTGTTTTAGAGACCGCCAAGGCTTTAAATGCTCCAGTAATTATTCAGTTTTCTAATGGAGGTGCGCAATTCAATGCTGGCAAAGGCTTAGGAAACGACAACCAAAAAGGCGCCATTGCAGGTGCTATTGCTGGCGCAAAACACGTACATCACATGGCCGAAGCTTATGGAGTTCCTGTAATTTTGCACACAGATCACTGCGCAAAAAAACTATTGCCATGGATTGATGGGTTATTAGATGCCAGTGAGAAACATTTTAAAGAAACAGGAAAACCACTTTACAGCTCTCATATGATTGACTTGTCTGAAGAGCCCATTGAAGAAAATATAGAAACTTGTAAAAAATACTTAGCTCGTATGAGCAAAATGGGAATGACCCTAGAGATTGAACTTGGTATTACTGGTGGTGAGGAAGATGGTGTTGATAATAGCGATGTAGATGCCTCAAAATTATATACACAGCCAGAAGAAGTGGCTTATGCCTATGAAGAGTTAAGTAAAGTTAGTGACCAATTTACTGTTGCCGCAGCTTTTGGTAATGTACATGGTGTGTACAAACCAGGAAATGTAAAGTTAACGCCTAAAATCTTAAAGAATTCTCAAGAATATATTACAGAAAAATACAATGTTGGTCATAACCATATCGATTTTGTATTCCATGGTGGATCTGGTTCTACCGTAGAAGAAATAAGAGAAGCGATAGGTTATGGTGTTATAAAAATGAATATAGACACTGACATGCAATGGGCATTCTTAAGTGGTGTAAGAGATTATGTACAAGATAATCGCAACTATCTGCAAACCCAAATTGGTAATCCTGATGGTGACGATGTACCAAATAAAAAGTACTACGACCCAAGAGTTTGGTTAAGAAAAGGAGAACAAGCTTTTGTTGAGCGTCTTAAAAAAGCATTTGAAGACTTAAATAATGTAGATACCTTATAA
- the accD gene encoding acetyl-CoA carboxylase, carboxyltransferase subunit beta, with the protein MAWFKRKDKGIQTSTEEKKDTPKGLWYKSPTGKIIDTKELEQNYYVSPEDGYHVRIGSKEYFEILFDDNKFKELDTNLTSKDPLKFVDTKKYPDRLKAAQAKTNLKDAVRTAVGKSMGEDLVIACMDFGFIGGSMGSVVGEKIARAADYALKKKTPFMIISKSGGARMMEAALSLMQLAKTSAKLAQLADAKIPYISLCTDPTTGGTTASFAMLGDINIAEPGALIGFAGPRVVRDTTGQELPEGFQTAEFLLEHGFLDFISHRKDLKKQVNLYIDLIKNQPLRV; encoded by the coding sequence ATGGCTTGGTTTAAAAGAAAAGATAAAGGGATTCAAACTTCAACTGAAGAAAAAAAAGATACACCTAAAGGACTTTGGTACAAGTCGCCTACCGGAAAAATAATAGACACTAAAGAATTAGAACAAAACTATTACGTTAGTCCAGAAGACGGTTACCACGTAAGAATTGGAAGTAAAGAGTATTTTGAGATTCTTTTTGACGACAATAAATTTAAAGAATTAGATACAAATTTAACTTCTAAAGACCCTCTAAAATTTGTAGACACCAAGAAATATCCAGACCGCTTAAAAGCAGCACAAGCTAAAACTAATCTTAAAGATGCTGTGCGTACAGCGGTAGGAAAATCTATGGGAGAAGATTTAGTCATTGCCTGCATGGATTTTGGCTTTATTGGTGGCTCAATGGGAAGTGTGGTTGGAGAAAAAATTGCTAGAGCAGCAGATTATGCCTTAAAAAAGAAAACACCGTTTATGATAATTAGTAAATCTGGTGGCGCTCGTATGATGGAAGCTGCATTATCTTTAATGCAGTTAGCCAAAACATCGGCAAAATTAGCTCAATTGGCAGATGCAAAAATACCTTACATTTCATTGTGTACAGACCCAACAACAGGAGGCACGACAGCATCATTTGCAATGCTAGGTGACATAAATATAGCAGAACCAGGTGCTCTAATTGGATTTGCAGGCCCAAGAGTTGTTAGAGACACTACAGGGCAAGAATTACCGGAAGGATTTCAAACTGCTGAGTTCTTGTTAGAGCATGGTTTCTTAGACTTTATTTCGCATAGAAAAGATTTAAAGAAACAGGTAAACCTATATATAGATTTGATAAAAAACCAACCTCTAAGGGTATAA
- the trkA gene encoding Trk system potassium transporter TrkA, with product MKIIIAGAGEVGFHLAKLLSYESQEITLIDTKKDNLTYAGEHLDIKTIKGDATSISILRDARIESVDLFIAVTSSETTNITACVLAKQLGAQRTIARISNTEFIDEKETIGFSQFGIDELISPESLAASEIELLLNQYGFNDTYEFEGGALTMLGLRLSRTAKFVGKTVKEAAEIYSELHFIPIAIQRYGTQYTIIPRGDTQFKEGDKVVFMTSKGGDAELFELSGKVKTDIKNVMILGGSKIGFKTARDLCKSKFNVKLVENRQSMAEDLADRLPNALIICGDGRNVEILEEENITDMDAFISVTGNSETNIMSCLLAKSKGVRKTIALVENMDYYQLSQSIGIDTLINKKLLAANNIFRYIRKGEVVAMTKLTNMNAELLEFVVKPNSKITNRLIKDLNFPRSAIFGGVIRDGEGMIPLGSFKIEAGDRVVVCCLPRSISEVEAFFS from the coding sequence ATGAAAATAATTATCGCAGGTGCAGGAGAGGTAGGGTTTCATTTAGCTAAACTTTTATCCTACGAGTCTCAAGAAATTACTCTAATAGACACCAAAAAGGATAACTTAACCTATGCTGGTGAGCATCTGGATATAAAAACAATCAAAGGCGATGCCACCTCAATTTCTATCTTAAGAGATGCGCGTATCGAGTCGGTAGATTTGTTTATAGCTGTTACATCCTCAGAGACCACAAATATTACTGCATGTGTGCTGGCAAAACAACTCGGCGCTCAGCGTACAATTGCCAGAATATCTAATACTGAGTTTATTGATGAAAAAGAAACCATTGGTTTTTCACAGTTTGGTATAGACGAGTTAATCTCACCAGAGTCTTTAGCCGCATCAGAGATAGAACTACTACTAAACCAATATGGTTTTAACGATACCTACGAATTTGAGGGAGGTGCACTGACTATGTTAGGCTTAAGGCTTTCTAGAACCGCAAAGTTCGTAGGAAAAACTGTAAAGGAGGCAGCAGAAATCTATTCTGAGTTACACTTTATACCCATTGCAATTCAACGTTACGGAACGCAATATACCATCATTCCGCGAGGTGATACACAATTTAAAGAAGGTGATAAAGTGGTATTTATGACTTCTAAAGGCGGAGATGCAGAATTATTTGAACTCTCTGGAAAAGTAAAGACTGATATAAAAAATGTAATGATTCTTGGAGGAAGTAAAATTGGTTTTAAAACAGCAAGAGACCTTTGTAAAAGTAAGTTTAATGTAAAGCTTGTAGAAAACAGGCAGTCTATGGCAGAGGATTTAGCAGACCGACTTCCAAATGCACTTATTATTTGCGGTGATGGTAGAAATGTGGAAATTTTAGAAGAAGAAAATATTACAGATATGGACGCATTTATATCTGTTACTGGCAACTCAGAAACTAACATTATGTCTTGTCTGTTAGCAAAATCAAAGGGTGTTAGAAAAACAATTGCCTTGGTAGAAAATATGGATTACTACCAGCTCTCGCAATCTATTGGTATAGATACGCTAATTAACAAAAAGCTTTTAGCAGCAAACAATATTTTTAGATATATAAGAAAGGGTGAGGTTGTGGCTATGACCAAGCTTACCAATATGAATGCTGAATTATTAGAATTTGTGGTAAAGCCTAATTCTAAAATAACAAATAGGCTTATTAAGGATTTAAATTTTCCAAGATCGGCTATCTTCGGTGGTGTTATTAGAGATGGAGAAGGTATGATTCCTCTGGGAAGCTTTAAAATTGAAGCTGGAGATAGAGTTGTTGTCTGTTGTTTACCGCGTTCTATTTCTGAGGTCGAGGCCTTTTTCTCTTAA
- a CDS encoding porin family protein, with amino-acid sequence MRKIFVFLTFIILTQSIKAQLFTKEKVANNIDNLDQKFLSWGYFLGFNQYDFKFEYEENLDDILVDNTFGFHLGLIGDMRINDYMNLRLEPGVFFTTRNLMYNESYFAGTDFNDADLLREVKSTYIHIPLLLKVSTKRINNFKPFIVGGFSTALNLSSNQDNPDDNSAGEFRMKKNTYFYEIGFGIDLYLLYFKFTPSIRGVFAINDEIVRDTDPNSPWTGNVAKMQTRGIFINFTFQ; translated from the coding sequence ATGAGGAAAATTTTTGTTTTCTTAACATTCATAATATTAACACAATCTATTAAAGCACAGCTTTTTACAAAAGAAAAAGTAGCTAACAACATAGATAATCTTGACCAAAAATTCTTGTCATGGGGTTATTTCTTAGGTTTTAATCAATACGATTTTAAGTTTGAGTACGAAGAAAACCTTGACGACATATTGGTAGACAACACCTTTGGATTTCACTTAGGCCTCATTGGTGACATGCGTATTAACGATTACATGAACCTAAGGTTAGAACCTGGTGTGTTTTTTACTACAAGAAACTTAATGTATAATGAAAGTTATTTTGCAGGTACAGATTTTAATGATGCTGACTTATTGCGAGAAGTAAAATCTACTTACATTCATATTCCTCTATTACTAAAAGTATCTACTAAGCGAATAAATAATTTTAAACCATTTATTGTTGGTGGTTTTTCTACAGCTTTAAACCTTTCTAGTAATCAAGACAACCCAGATGACAACAGTGCTGGCGAGTTTAGAATGAAAAAAAACACCTATTTCTACGAAATTGGTTTTGGGATAGATTTATATCTACTTTACTTTAAGTTTACACCTTCAATTCGTGGTGTTTTTGCAATAAATGACGAAATTGTTAGAGATACAGACCCAAACAGTCCTTGGACTGGTAATGTTGCTAAAATGCAAACCAGAGGCATCTTTATCAACTTTACATTTCAATAG